ATCTTCAGCACCCGCACGCTCGGCCTGACCGACCGGCTCGCGCCTGATGCGCAGGGCGACTACCTGTCCGGCCTGCTGATCGGCCATGAGCTCAACGCGCTCGACGCGATGCTCGCGGAGCGCGGCATCGCGCTCGCGAACCAGCCGCTGCTGCTGATCGGCGACGACGGCCTGTGCACGCGCTACGTCGACGCGCTCCACGAATTCGGCCACACGCACGCGCAGGTCGTCGCGCATGCGACCGAGCGCGGCCTGTGGCGGATCGCATCGCGCGCCGGGCTCGTGCGCGCGGACGGCGAGCCTGCCTTCGCCGACCAATGAACCGATTGCAGAGGAACCCTGTCATGCCGTCCGACCTTACGTTGCCCGCACCGTACACGCCCCACGCCGCACTGATGCGAGCGTTCGATGCGTGCCCGCTGATCGCGATCCTGCGCGGGATCACGCCAGCCGAAGCGGCCGATCACGGCCATGCGCTTTACGAAGCCGGCTTCCGGATCGTCGAGGTGCCGCTCAACTCGCCGGATCCGTTCGGCAGCATCGCGGCGTTGCGACGCGCGCTGCCCGACGACGCGATCGTCGGCGCGGGCACCGTGCTGCGCGCCGAGTATGTCGATCGCGTGCAGGACGCGGGCGGCGCGCTGATCGTGATGCCGCACAGCGACGCGGCCGTGATCCGCCGTGCACGCGAGCGCGGCCTCGCGAGCGCACCGGGCGTCGCGACGCCGACCGAAGCGTTCTCGGCGCTCGCGAACAGCGCCGACGTGCTGAAGATGTTCCCGGCCGAGCAGCTAGGCCTGCCCGTCGTGAAGGCGTGGCGCGCGGTGATCGACCGCGCGGTGCCGCTGATTCCGGTCGGCGGAATCTCGCCCGACAACATGCAGCCATTCCTCGCGGCCGGCGCGAACGGTTTCGGGCTCGGCTCGGCGCTATACCGGCCCGGCCAGCCGGCCGACGCGACCGCGGCGAACGCGCGCGCGTTCCAGGCCGGATTGCGCGTCGCGCGCGGCGGAGCCGCATGATGGGCCGCCTCGCGGGCAAGGTCGCGATGGTGACGGGCGCGGGCCGCGGCATCGGCGCCGCGATCGCCCGTGCGTTCGTTCGCGAGGGCGCGGCCGTCGCGCTCGTCGATCTCGACTTCCCGCAGGCGCAGCACACGGCCGCCGCGATTGCGCACGACACCGACGGCGCGCGTGTGCTGCCGCTGCACGCGGACGTCGCGCGGCAGGATGCGGTGCGCGATGCGCTCGCGCAGACCGAGGCGGCATTCGGCCCGCTCGACGTACTCGTGAACAACGCGGGCATCAACGTGTTCGCCGATCCGCTGACGATGACCGACGACGACTGGCGCCGCTGCTTCGCGGTCGACCTCGACGGCGTGTGGCACGGCTGCCGCGCGGCGCTGGAGGGCATGGTCGAGCGCGGCCGCGGCAGCATCGTGAACATCGCGTCGACACACGCGTTCCGGATCATCCCGGGCTGCTTTCCATACCCGGTCGCGAAGCACGGCGTGCTGGGCCTCACGCGCGCGCTCGGCATCGAATACGCGGCGCGCAACGTACGCGTGAACGCGATCGCGCCGGGCTACATCGAGACGCAGCTCACGCGCGACTGGTGGGACGCGCAGCCCGATCCGGCCGCCGCGCGCGCCGAGACGCTCGCGCTGCAGCCGATGAAGCGGATCGGCCGGCCCGACGAGGTCGCGATGACGGCCGTGTTTCTGGCGTCCGACGAGGCGCCGTTCATCAATGCTGCGTGCATCACCGTCGACGGCGGGCGCGCGGCGCTGTATCACGACTGACGCAACGATTCGAAAGACCGCACGTGCGACGGCCGCGCGCACGCTGCGTCGAAACCAACAAGCGGCTGCATCCTGTTCGATGAAGACAAGGAGACACTGGAGATGAAACGCAGAACGTTCGTAACGCTGGCCGCCGCGGCAGCGGTGGTAATGGGAAGCCCGGTTGTGCACGCGGCCGACCCGGTCAAGATCGGCTTTCTGGTGAAGCAGCCGGAAGAGCCGTGGTTCCAGGACGAGTGGAAGTTCGCCGAGATGGCGGCGAAGGACAAGGGCTTCACGCTCGTGAAGATCGGCGCGCCGTCGGGCGAGAAGGTGATGAGCGCGATCGACAACCTGTCCGCGCAGAAGGTGCAGGGCTTCATCATCTGCACGCCCGACGTGAAGCTCGGGCCGGGCATCGTCGCGAAGGCGAAATCGCACAACCTGAAGATGATGACGGTCGACGATCGCCTCGTCGACGGCGCGGGCAAGCCGATCGAGTCGGTGCCGCACATGGGGATCTCCGCGTACAACATCGGCAAGCAGGTCGGCGATGGCATCGCGGCCGAGATCAAGAAGCGCGGCTGGAACATGAAGGACGTCGGCGCGATCGACATCACCTACGAGCAGCTGCCGACCGCGCACGACCGCACGAGCGGCGCGACCGACGCGCTGGTGGCTGCCGGCTTTCCGAAGGCGAACGTGATCGCGGCGCCGCAGGCGAAGACCGACACCGAAAACGCGTTCAACGCGGCGAACATCGCGCTCACGAAGAACCCGCAGTTCAAGCACTGGGTCGCGTACGGCCTGAACGACGAGGCCGTGCTCGGCGCGGTGCGCGCGGCCGAAGGGCGAGGCTTCAAGTCGGACAACATGATCGGCATCGGCATCGGCGGTTCCGATTCGGCGCTGAGCGAGTTCAAGAAGCCGCAGCCGACGGGCTTCTACGGCACCGTGATCATCAGCCCGAAACGCCACGGCGAGGAAACCTCGGACCTGATGTACGCGTGGATCACGCAGGGCAAGGCACCGCCGGCGCTGACGCTGACGACGGGCATGCTCGCGACGCGCGACAACGTGTCGAAGGTGCGCGAGGAGATGGGGCTCGCGTCGAAGTAAGCGGCCCGCCGGCTGCCGCGGCGATGCGGCGGCCGGCGGTCGATCGATTTCGGAAGTGGAGAGGCGACGTGTCAGCGGCACTGCGTTTTGACAATATCGGCAAGGTATTTCCCGGCGTGCGCGCACTCGACGGCATTTCGTTCGACGTGCATGCGGGCGAGGTGCATGGCCTGATGGGCGAGAACGGCGCGG
The nucleotide sequence above comes from Burkholderia pyrrocinia. Encoded proteins:
- a CDS encoding 2-dehydro-3-deoxy-6-phosphogalactonate aldolase, whose translation is MPSDLTLPAPYTPHAALMRAFDACPLIAILRGITPAEAADHGHALYEAGFRIVEVPLNSPDPFGSIAALRRALPDDAIVGAGTVLRAEYVDRVQDAGGALIVMPHSDAAVIRRARERGLASAPGVATPTEAFSALANSADVLKMFPAEQLGLPVVKAWRAVIDRAVPLIPVGGISPDNMQPFLAAGANGFGLGSALYRPGQPADATAANARAFQAGLRVARGGAA
- a CDS encoding SDR family oxidoreductase; translation: MGRLAGKVAMVTGAGRGIGAAIARAFVREGAAVALVDLDFPQAQHTAAAIAHDTDGARVLPLHADVARQDAVRDALAQTEAAFGPLDVLVNNAGINVFADPLTMTDDDWRRCFAVDLDGVWHGCRAALEGMVERGRGSIVNIASTHAFRIIPGCFPYPVAKHGVLGLTRALGIEYAARNVRVNAIAPGYIETQLTRDWWDAQPDPAAARAETLALQPMKRIGRPDEVAMTAVFLASDEAPFINAACITVDGGRAALYHD
- a CDS encoding arabinose ABC transporter substrate-binding protein; translated protein: MKRRTFVTLAAAAAVVMGSPVVHAADPVKIGFLVKQPEEPWFQDEWKFAEMAAKDKGFTLVKIGAPSGEKVMSAIDNLSAQKVQGFIICTPDVKLGPGIVAKAKSHNLKMMTVDDRLVDGAGKPIESVPHMGISAYNIGKQVGDGIAAEIKKRGWNMKDVGAIDITYEQLPTAHDRTSGATDALVAAGFPKANVIAAPQAKTDTENAFNAANIALTKNPQFKHWVAYGLNDEAVLGAVRAAEGRGFKSDNMIGIGIGGSDSALSEFKKPQPTGFYGTVIISPKRHGEETSDLMYAWITQGKAPPALTLTTGMLATRDNVSKVREEMGLASK